AAAGTTATGGCTAACTATTAAGTTTTATCGATTTAATTTTTGATTATTGAATTTAGAGATCAGATTTAGACAAGTCTTTGTCATCATATTTCATCTACTTTCAttgatcataaaaaaaaacaaacgagGTGAACACCTCCAAAACATTTAATTGAAGCATCAACAGCATTAGCATCAAAATTGGAGTTTTGCAGTGATCTTAAAACTCCACTAGTTTTATCTTTTAGAGCTGCTGAGGAATAAGAAAGGCATAAGAGAACACATTTAATTGTTTTCTGTTGGTTGTCATTCACTGAATTTTTATACAAACTATAACAGATCAGTTAATCTGACTGCACAATCAAGTTCTACAAGAATAATTCGATCGACAAGGATGAAATAAGAAGATACCTTATGCGCAACAGCATAAGCTGCTTGTTCAGGTGTCATATCGTTGAAGGGGACCAATGCAGTTAGTAGTTCCCATAAAACAATACCAAAACTGTACACATCGACTTTTCTGGTATGACTTTTTTCCTTGATCATCTCAGGTGCCATCCACCGGTAAGTACTTGTAAAACCCTTTCCACTGCTACACTGAGATTCCAAGCATGAGATTCCAAAATCTGCTACCTTCACAGACAGATCATCTCCAACAAAAATGTTCTCTGACTTGAGATCCCTATGAATTATACCCTGGAAATGAAGATAGCTCATTCCACGAGCAATGTCGAGAGCTAATTTCAAAATCAGAGCATTTGGGACTGAATAAGGTTCTTGCTGGTGAAGGTATTTGCGGAGAGAGCCACCAGCCATGTACTCAGTAATGATGCAGAAGACTGGAGGTTTCTTGCATGCGGCCACCAACTGTAGGAATAATTATGGATTTGAATTAGCACAGTCAAAATTATCATAAACAAATTCAAACACACGAAGTTGTAGAAGGCAGCAGAGGAAACTTTGGAACTAGCCCTTCTCCCGGTCAACTTCACCTCGATATTTCTTTTGGAACTGGAAGCACATTGATGTTCGGTTGCTCTTTAGGATAACTATATTAATGGAAAATCTATTGAACATTGCATTGAATGCTATGCTTGAAGCCTATCATTTACCAAACATGAATATCCTCATTACTCTGGTTTAATAGATAAAACTATTGATATGCTTTTTTGTCTTATTATGTTTTTGTCACCTATGCACAAATTTTATGTTCCAAAGAGTTTTACCATCCTGAATGTTGATTGACTAAAACATAATAGCACAAATTGTTTGAAGTTAGGAGGATTTAAATGTTGTTATTGCTCAAGATAAAGGTTCTGAAGTGTAAGCTCAGATTCTTCCAATAAGTTCTTGAGTTTTCAGAATTTTTTTCATCATTCAGGAAACGTTGATAACAACATTGATAGCTCAAGGAAGAGACTTAACTATAATAGTAAAGCACCAGGTGTAAGCTAATGTACAAGGAGAATGACTAGCAGCATTAACTAAAAAGATATTGAAGAGTTGTTAAAAATTTGATTGAGATGAATATTGGTTAAACAAGATTCTAGTTTTGGTTGGTAAGGCTAGGAAGGCATCAGCTGTTCAAGTAGATGCTAAATTATTAATCTAAACTTGCTGAAATATAGGCATCATTCCTTACCGTGATAATATTGGGATGGTTGAGGTGAAACAGCAGAGCAACCTCTGAGGAGAACTGCTGCTCAAGGGAAGCAGCAAGGATAGGATCCTCCTCCGGCTGGCTCATGATCTTGATAGCCACCTCCCTACCCTTGTATTTGCCATGATAGATCCTACTATAGCGACCGGTGGCGAACTTATTCCCGATGAGCAGCTGTGACATGTCGGCACTCCATTGCTCCTCCCTGCCAACTTTGATCTCTCCACCAGAAGAAACCAAGTACATAGACCACGACGCGGCCCTCTTGTACTCACCAAGAGAAAGCCTCCTTTGCACTTTACTAATCCTAGTTGGTTTCCCCCCGAAGCAATCCCAGACCTTCTTCATCTACTCAACTCAGAACTCTACTTCGTCAGTCAGTCGAAGAAAGCCAAGAAAAACGTCCTCCTTTGAGAAAACTAAGGCAACAAGTCAAAAAATGCTACTAACACTCACCAGTACTTAACCTACATTCCGCAGATTCCACCCACAATCAAGCACAAAGTGCCACCTTCAGCCACAGCTAACAAGAGAAATTACCCCAAGAGACGGCATCCGTAACATCCGCATGCACATAACTCCTAGATCAAACTTTAGCAGCAGAAAGATCCAGATCAAGACGGCACCTTTCTTACATCCACTCCGATTTCTTGCACGTCCAGATCCCCTACTGATCGCAGCCTGTCCTCGGTCCTCCCAGCTCAAACCCGAAAGAAAAAGTGAAGGCTAATGTGCGTTATAAAGAGATCCCGCGGCGAGGGGAaggcagaggaggaggaaggcTAGCATCGGCGGCGCCGGCCCATCAGAGCGGAGGCGGTGGTGGCGAGGACGGAGCAAGCCAAAAGATAACTCCCATTTACAAAATGCCACCCTACCGCTGCTCCTCGACCTCGAGCCAAGCCGGCGATGGCATTTTCGTAGTTTTCCCTTCAGACAGGGGCGTTCAGATCAACGGGAAGGGGACATCTACAACTTTTTTAAAATAGAGGACGCCTCGAGAGAAGTGCCAATCCGGTCTCTTCTCGAGGACACTAGTCAGCCACAACAACCAATGGGGATCAGTTCAAGAAGCAGAAACCCGCGCCCCTGTCCTGAGGGGAGCATCCGATCCAGGTCGAGGAGGACGAGCCGTATCACTCCTTCCGTATACGGCCCTGTTACGGCCTCCTACCGGTAACTCCTCCCTCCTTTCCTTCCAGAGGAAAGCTGGCGCGACGGGCCCTGGTGGTGCATGGGGGAGGGAAGTGCATAAAAGGAGCATGCGGGCCCCAACAGCGGTGGCTCTCGGAGTCTTGTCTCTGGGTTGCGAGTTGGCAAATTTTATTTAGGAACCTTAATTGGGCGGGGCCCGCGAGGGGGAGGGGGTGCAATTAATGTAGTAGCTAAATTACAGCCCGCATGCAATTATTTATGGGCATGTGAAGCGTGGAGTGGGACGCCATGCACTTGTCACCTTATAATGCCAACTGCCAGGAGCATGTTATCTGACACATGGATTTGTCCCTTAAGTATTCTATCCCATTTATCTAATATATCTATATACCGGCAGATCAGTTCGGTGTGTGATTCTGGACGACTCAAAATGAATTCATACGTTGTTCATCGAACGGATGTACGGAGTATAGGTATATCTTGTATAATTTAACTTATATAACGGTGAGTGACAACATACGTAGAtaatttgacataatcaaaattcattttttttatttctctatcTCATTTACATATAATGATTTTCTCTTTTTCTATATGCAAATCTCTCTTATACATACAAAATGATACTGATATTTAAAGACTAACACACTAATGCTAGAAATTAAGATGAGAGACTTGCATATAAAGTGATGCTGATTTTAAACTAGTGTTGGTATTGAGACTAGCATCGTTTTGCATATAGGAAAGAGACTTGCATGtaatagagaaaaaaatattacATGTAGATGagaaagagaaataaaaaaaaaagttttgccCGTGTTAAATCATCAACATATGCTATTGCCCACTGTTATACAAGGTAAGTTGTGGAGGGTAtcattcttttatatatatagacacacacGATTATGTTACCTAACGGACGATGCCTTTTTGACTTCATCCACGACAAAGGTCAAGGCGCTTGGATTcaatacttttttttaaaatttttttagctCCGATGTTAAGCCAGTTAGATTTTGCTTTTATGATTTAGGAGTTGAGTTATAAtgttcaagttaaaaaaaatttaaaattaaaataaattatgtgCTCATGGGGTATATATTTATGATAtctaatagtattttttttatttattttttagctCCGGGGTTAAGTCAATTAGATTCTACCTTTAGAGTTTAGAAGTTGGGTTATAGTTAGGATTGTGAACGAGCTGAGTCGAGTCAAGTTTTgggatgttcaagcttgtttaataaGGTAATAGAGTCGAGCCGAGCATAAAATGAacaaagcttttgaaatgattgttcaagtttgccttagtttattttttatgactttgaatttatttgaagtttagcttgagcttggttcaagcttgacttgagcttggttatagcttgattcgtttagatgttattgagctatcaattcaagtttgtttgattgtttgaaacttttagttgtttgattagttattgatcttgataatttaaacttatttgtttattttattttattatttatttagcatattaaaaagagttttattaatgaatatgatttgtGAACTTTGTTCATGGACATTGTTCACAAACGTTAACGAGTTGAATATAtgtgtgttcaaacttgtttgtttaatttaacgagttcttcaagtttgtttatttaattaatcttgtttatattgaacgaacataaacaagctcttatcaaGCCGTATaacaagcttgttcacgaatgcttggttcatttacaatccTAGTTATAGTGTTTAAGCTAAAaataattgaaatttaaaaattttagatgctcAAGGGGGTATAGCATATGTATGTAGAGTTTAGGATTTAAGGaagtgttgatttttaaaaaaaaattaaaaaaggaatCGAGGCGTCTGGAATTTtttattccatatatatatatatataatgctaTGTTGCTCGATGCCTCGTGCGTAATCGGGAGCGGCACGCTTATATGGTGTTATCACGTTAATTTCTTTACATTATTAAattccttttattctctctccccttccACCCTCTATTCAAAACTCCACCCATGACTTTTAATCTCTTGACTTTCCCAAATCTAAATTTCCCATGCTTTGGCTCCTTCATTTGTCGTCGTCTTCCGTCGATCTCGCTCCTGCTGGCAAGCAAAGCAAAGGCAAATTTTCGTCGCTTTGGCTCCTTCCTTTGTTGCCATCTTCCGTTGATCTCTCTCCTACTGGCAAGCAAAGCAAAGGCGATGCAAGATAAGTAGTCGCATGCTTCACTAAAAAAAACCAATTAATTAGGGAtaacatttagggacaaataATTTTGGTCCCAAATCAACAACAAATTTAGCAACAAAACATAAATTTGTCTCACATTAGTaatgaactttacaaccaaatatttTCATCCCGGAATTAGCAACAGATACTATTTTGTCACAAATTTCATTGCCAAATTGCAATGAAATTCAATTTCGTTCTAAATTCtacgataaataaaatattagttaCTAATTTTGCAACTGAAATGAGATTTGTTGCAAATTCTGCAACAAATTAATAATTCATTGTATATTTTACGACGAATATAAAATTAGTCgtagaagtttattattataatGAAGCCAAATCTAGGACAAATCAAGGATTCATCcccaattctgggatgaatctagGATTCGCCCCCAAATTTGGGGCAAATtcaggattcatcccagaattgaaaaaataaaaaagaaaaagaaaaacaaatcggAAGCTCTATTTATGAACCTAGAgatgtcagaattttatgaaataagtttctatgtgttcatatTATTCTCCTAATCAT
This region of Zingiber officinale cultivar Zhangliang chromosome 9A, Zo_v1.1, whole genome shotgun sequence genomic DNA includes:
- the LOC122018502 gene encoding serine/threonine/tyrosine-protein kinase HT1-like, with translation MKKVWDCFGGKPTRISKVQRRLSLGEYKRAASWSMYLVSSGGEIKVGREEQWSADMSQLLIGNKFATGRYSRIYHGKYKGREVAIKIMSQPEEDPILAASLEQQFSSEVALLFHLNHPNIITLVAACKKPPVFCIITEYMAGGSLRKYLHQQEPYSVPNALILKLALDIARGMSYLHFQGIIHRDLKSENIFVGDDLSVKVADFGISCLESQCSSGKGFTSTYRWMAPEMIKEKSHTRKVDVYSFGIVLWELLTALVPFNDMTPEQAAYAVAHKNARPPLPASCPLAFSHLTNRCWARNPDQRPQFDEIVSILESYIESFEADPMFFSSDESIKLRTRFGCLPR